The Epinephelus lanceolatus isolate andai-2023 chromosome 21, ASM4190304v1, whole genome shotgun sequence genome has a segment encoding these proteins:
- the trim8b gene encoding E3 ubiquitin-protein ligase TRIM8b, whose translation MPARTMMASDMAETWRNCFEEELICPICLHVFSDPIQLPCKHNFCRGCISEAWAKDSSLARCPECNHAYTQKPSLEKNHKLSNIVEKYNALSVEKATTPALQCILCRRGPPLPAVKVCLRCNAPCCQSHVQTHLQQPCSALGHLLVEAEAVKAWTCLQHDEYRLYHCEAEQTAVCQYCCFARCHPSHGHAVTDVELRRNDIRQSLLRQQERVEERVQEIEEQLCKLDSDKCVVEDRVCELKEEVRLQYQRMHQLLEEDLGRTLEALDRAQARFCQENAAQVLALGEQRHEAQKLLSSIHTAFSKAEELSFMKNTKPVKILTDRSQACVGSSLPPYKVGNLNSKLFLSEISKREKSLKRTLEAPLTPPSTFLQSVPAYPSGQSSGSGAEKRKHSTAFPEGNGNVGKNAAPGFKDSSSSSSSSSSSSLAKQPYLGSSSASGEGQSTNQQPLGPCGPPHISESGGTGSGSGSLTNHHSGSVFGSSHFPPGGSSSSHSSQQAVLPQYGGRKILVCTMDNCYCSGVPSVSGHRSHPPYPRSGSFPWVSAQDYPPPPGLASGGPSMQGLAVRDWIDASQTHRHADFYGLYGQPSTKHYVTS comes from the exons ATGCCTGCCCGCACCATGATGGCCTCTGACATGGCTGAGACGTGGAGGAACTGTTTTGAGGAGGAGCTCATCTGCCCCATCTGCCTGCACGTGTTCTCAGATCCCATCCAGCTGCCCTGCAAGCACAACTTCTGCCGGGGCTGCATCAGCGAGGCCTGGGCCAAAGACTCCTCACTGGCCCGCTGCCCTGAGTGCAATCATGCTTACACGCAGAAGCCCAGCCTGGAGAAGAACCACAAACTGTCCAACATAGTCGAGAAGTACAACGCCCTGAGCGTGGAGAAGGCCACCACGCCGGCGCTGCAGTGCATCCTGTGCCGCCGAGGCCCGCCACTCCCTGCAGTGAAGGTCTGCCTGCGCTGCAACGCCCCGTGCTGCCAGTCCCACGTCCAGACACACCTGCAGCAGCCCTGCTCAGCCCTCGGGCACCTGTTGGTGGAGGCGGAGGCAGTGAAGGCCTGGACCTGCCTGCAGCACGACGAGTACAGGCTGTACCACTGCGAGGCCGAGCAGACAGCGGTATGTCAGTACTGCTGCTTCGCCCGCTGCCACCCCAGCCACGGCCACGCCGTCACTGACGTGGAGCTGCGACGCAACGACATCAGA CAAAGCCTGTTACGACAGCAGGAGCGCGTGGAGGAGCGAGTGCAGGAGATCGAAGAACAGCTCTGCAAACTCGACTCTGACAAGTGTGTGGTGGAG GACAGGGTGTGTGAGCTGAAAGAGGAGGTGCGTCTGCAGTACCAGCGCATGCACCAGCTCCTGGAGGAGGATCTCGGTCGGACACTGGAGGCTCTGGACCGGGCTCAGGCTCGGTTCTGCCAGGAGAACGCTGCCCAGGTTCTAGCTCTGGGCGAGCAGCGCCACGAGGCCCAGAAGCTGCTGAGCTCCATCCACACGGCCTTCAGTAAGGCGGAGGAGCTGAGCTTCATGAAAAACACCAAGCCGGTTAAAATCCtcacagacag GTCTCAGGCATGTGTGGGCAGCAGTCTCCCTCCTTACAAAGTGGGGAATTTAAACTCTAAACTGTTCCTCTCAGAAATCTCAAAAAGAGAGAAGAGCTTGAAGAGAACGCTGGAAG CTCCCCTCACCCCTCCATCGACCTTCCTGCAGTCTGTCCCTGCGTATCCCAGCGGTCAGAGCTCCGGCTCTGGAGCAGAGAAACGGAAACATTCCACTGCCTTCCCAGAGGGAAACGGGAACGTCGGAAAAAACGCCGCTCCTGGTTTCAaggactcctcctcctcctcttcctcgtcttCTTCCTCATCGCTAGCCAAGCAGCCCTACCTGGGCTCCAGCTCTGCCTCCGGAGAAGGTCAGTCCACCAATCAGCAGCCTCTCGGCCCCTGCGGCCCGCCTCACATCAGCGAGAGCGGCGGGACGGGAAGCGGAAGCGGCTCTCTGACCAACCACCATTCAGGCTCCGTGTTCGGCTCCTCGCACTTTCCTCCTGGAGGCAGCAGCTCCTCGCACTcctcccagcaggctgtgctgcCTCAATACGGTGGCCGTAAGATCCTGGTGTGCACAATGGATAACTGCTACTGCTCCGGAGTGCCCTCGGTGTCGGGCCACCGCAGCCATCCCCCGTACCCGCGCTCTGGCTCTTTCCCCTGGGTCAGCGCCCAAGACTACCCCCCTCCTCCCGGCCTGGCCTCTGGAGGTCCATCCATGCAGGGCTTGGCAGTGAGGGACTGGATAGACGCCtcgcagacacacagacatgcagattTTTACGGGCTGTACGGGCAGCCTTCTACAAAGCACTACGTCACCAGTTAA